Below is a window of Impatiens glandulifera chromosome 2, dImpGla2.1, whole genome shotgun sequence DNA.
taattgatagtgattttgagaagatataaaatattttagataaaaagatttaaaaaatattaatataaaataaaataaatattttaaaaaaaaaatagatggtatttattattaagtaaaTTATTTGGGTGACTCTCCACTTTAATCCCTTACTCTTAatactcaaattattttttaaaataagttgtCTTTCAGAAATGGTCATCATTAAAGGACtctaattaaaaattctcaaattatttttgatcgTTAATTTTTTGCCTCAAACTATTATAATCACCGACTTTTAATCATTGAATTGTTTGTTTACACTAATTTTCTCCAAACTATCGTAATGTTCACTCATGactcttttataatttattatgaaggttttgtaatttattttacaaatagtatatgtatttatatattttatggcAAAATTGGTAGATAGTTTActttattgtaatttattaatatatatatatatatatatatatatatatatatatatatatatatatatatatatatattttatctattgtCAATAGGATGAAAAAAGTGACAAAATGGTCATTGATGACCTTTTTGAAAGTTTGAGGACTATTAGTGactatttttgaaaatttgaaggtCATTGGtgttttttttctgaaaatttgagttatgatttgttttaaaaaaatatttgaaggaCTAAACGTAGGTGATCATAGTAATTGAAAGTTTGAATAacttcttaatatttatttcacaaCAATTATGTACGATGTTAACTtgaaaataagagaaataaataaagtaattagaattattatatatatatatatatatatatatatatatatatatatatatatatatatattacaatttattgggaattattttagaaacaaataaaataataaattatttgagtatCATGTTTTAAAggatgaaataattaattaaataagattatcattttttttaaacaaaataagataattaaatctcttttatcttttataaaatagtCAATTTTAGTTGTACGAAGATAGTATGATATCAtaagtgatattttttttatatataaatatgtattattaaaatgtatttataaatatagaaattaataaaaattattttatccttaGAAAAGTAtatcttgtatatatatatatactaatttttttatataaatattatgtaattacactcaatatattaatttttatattaaaagtataagTGACTCCTTAAAAAGAGGAGTGGAGGGGAGTCATCGTGATTGGAGAAAAAGCTTATCCgtggaaaataattttttttttcttggtaAGAGTCGTTCCAACCTCATTGAGATGAACTATGTTCGAGTCAGTTTGGCgacaaatttttaaatgattaagtatgtttgcgCTTTTGCGTGTTATCTGCTTAACCCTTTTATagtcacatttttttaatattcgtCGTTTCAATAATATGTTTATTCATCGGACGATAATTCATTTGTAGAACAATAACGATCAAACTTAATTCAGTTAAAATGCTCGTAATTCAGTTAAAATGCTCGTTGTCCCACCAAATAAATTATCGGTCAAATAAGACTAGGAATATTTTTCCTCCAACCTCATCTATTTGATGGCACTTtcagtttttctttttattacaGAATTGacttaagtattattttaacattcatttgcataaatattaaactaaactAAGTTAGAATATATTTCTCgctcttataaaaaaatatatattcagaATTGTTTATATGAGTAATATAAACTGATTTATTACttaaatcttaatattttcataaaaaaaaagttcatttagAGCGTATGTACTAGTAGAAATTGGTTCATTTATCctattttaataaagtataattaatttttattttttaatttatatatttattaattaaatattaatatatttttcacttccttctttttcattaattaatgaattttctattttttttttcataaaaaaatattatttttatataagtatttattattcattattttaattttttttataattttttttatgtatacaaacattaattattaattattttaattttatatattttatatatatttttatatgattattaattattttaaaattatttagactcaataattgaatataacccTAACTTatcgttttaaaataaaaatctttaaacacaaaaataaattaattaataatcaagaattggataataatgacaactcattcatcaaacaacaaacaaaaaataataatcaaatattaaacaaaacaatgttcTTACTATTACTCtaaatcatgaataaaaaattattaattatatttttattcatattaaatcatgaataaaaaattattaattatatttttattcatattaaattaaatatgatagaattctttaaaaaaaaatattacagtaaaaaataaaattcataaataaattgctATTTTTTTCAGAAGgttaatttaagaattatgagaaataaaaacggataaaaaaaagataaaataaaaaagagagactaatataaaaataataaaagattaagaatgaaataaatttaactggtttagttaataaaaaagaaggagagagaaaatatattaatatttaagtaataaatatataaataaaaaataaaaattaattatgattaattaaaagagactaaatgagtcaatttttgatagtatatacgatttaaataatcttttattagtatatacgttTAAGTGAACTAGTTGtacaatttttttctataattaaaataattggtaattaaaatactttaataaaACATACTTCCATTATTTAGATATACAAAGTATaccaaaaaaaagtttattaatttcattttgtatACCAAAGAAAGTTTATTAATTTCATGATAAAgttcataattataaaatcttaatccttgttaattaattattatctcCATAGGTGATAGGACCACACAACAATATTATAAggataatatcataaataataataataataataatgacatGTTGTTTGTATCACTCACCACCACTCATATTCCAATCTTGATAGCATTCagttattgatgattaattAAAGAACAATATTCATTGCACATGAACATTGACGAATCATTTGCATTCTTGCCTGCCGTGAATACAACAACAGGGAGCAAAATGGAAACGATAGCAGTTGGGACTGCGGTGAAAATGCTGCTGGTTAATTACCCTTCTTGCAAATGAAACTCAATCAATGATCGGTGTTCTTCAAAGGAAATCCATTGTGTTGAAAGAtgaaaaacaattacaattatCAAGTGAGAAGATTCACCGTGTAGCAATCTATGATAATTTCCACCGCCAAACTCCCCAAGGAGCGAAGATATTCACAGGCCTTCGATCCTTACTTCTCTTTGGTGATGTTAAATTGTTAAAGACATATATTTATATGGTTGTCGATCGTTGAGGATGGTGGAGCTTGAAAGTGTATCGCTTTTCCGTTTCCCTGAAGAGTTAACTGAATTGATTCACTTGAAACACTTGAGCTTGAGGAGGacttatatatcaaatattccCGAGTCTATAAGAAAGTTGAGGTGTCTAGAGATACTTGATCTCcaatattgttttataaaatatcagTCGCAGCAGGGGATCCTAGATTTGAAGAATCTTCGTCAACCGTGTTATGGCAGTAAGGTATTGTATGAAGGGGATTTTGTAGTTAAAGTTCCCTCCTCCTCCGGGATAGGAAAATTGAGCAAGTTAGAGAaattacttgggtttgaagtgGGTGAGAAGAATGTAAAAGAAATTGGAAAGTTGACAAATTTAAAGAGTCTAGGTGGTCTGAATCTAACTCAACAATACTGGACGCATCTATATATCCTCCACGTTAGAGAAGTTGAAGCGTCTCACTGCTTTATACCTTTCATTTCATCAGACAGACATTGACAGTAATGTTGAACGTCTATCTCTAACTTGGTCATCTCCTCCATTACTTGGTCATCTAAGTACCAAATTACAAAGTTTGCCTAACTGGATCATTGAACTTAGATACCTTGGCAAATTAGTTCTTGAGCAGTCTAGGCTCGAGAACTGGATCatctaattagtttttttttattgtaaatttttttgTCGTTGTTctcaaacaaatttttatttttttaatgggtaaataaattattttatattcaaatttgaaataatttgtttcttccataaaaagaaaagaaatgtaAGTTATGCTTTTGGCCCAGACTTAATCAATAATCATAAATCATAAAGTTCCTTTTATATGGATTGGTGATGTTTTACACTAAAATTTCaacaattgaaataatattttttactaaagaAACCATGGCACAGTGAATTAATCTGGTTCATATGGCTATGATTCACATATCCCTaaatttgcattttttttaattcaaatttgatttagTATTTTCAGCTCATATACacgtataaattattaaaagtttatatagacataattaataatcaaaattattttatttagctTTTTTCATAgttaattattaactttttttttcactcGATCTCCTCTTAAATGCATATCACATTTTTCATCTCCCtcttaattattcaaattcagcttctcttttattatttatagtatGAACAAAATCTGactatctatataaaaaaatatataattttatatttacaaactatttaaatttaaatattaatttattcaaaattataaaatattttaatattaattttttttatttaaaataattgaaagaatatataatagATCAGAGGAACAAGAAATATGATACTAATTGaagaggagaaaaaaaaaattaacatcattgataacttaataaattaaatacaaagtTTTAATAGTTACATACGCAtttaaatgagattttttttaatatgttattaatCTTTGttgtgataatttttatttcactcCCTAGTGCAcaattatttaatcattgttGTAAATTAACTCTCACTAGTTTGATTACTTACTTCATGATTCATAATCATTATGGACGATAACGTGGATAGATAGGGACGGAGATGCATTGGAGAATCATCGCaggatatattatataaaaataataaaattatataatcgatttttttaatattatttacggtaatatattaaaaattatattattaaataaacaaacttaaaattcttataaaatatgaaaaataaataaatacattgacgatgttatatatatttaattgatgataTAATATTCTACCTAACGTgacaattcaaattaataatagtgGAACATGTTATAAATTGTTATCCTTACGAGTCCAACCAAGGTTATACATTCTCGTGATCTTGAAATATCTATTTTTGGGAGATCTTCAACCAACCCGAGAAAGAATGTTACGACCCTACCCTAACAAGTAAATTTTACTCGTGCATTAAGGACCTAAACCATTTAGTCTTGAAAAACGAATCGTGTTATGCGAGAACctgaatcaaatttaaaaaaaaaaatagtttatttattacaaatgagttaaataattaaataaaataagaaactacCTAATTGAAATGTATGAATTGtggttaacaaaaaaaataatattatgaagttaAGTGTTTGTTCACCATCTATTATATCTATTactacaaattttatttattttctaagatgcaattttgtgttatttattttcattaaaatttcttGATTGCATGGTTTTATTAAATCCTTCTCATggtgtatatttaatttaacatgTATTCTATATATTCATGAAGCCATTGTCCTTTTCATTAGTATATATCCAAAGCTGTAATTATTATGCATATACCTTCTTAAAAAAAGTGTTATTCTCTAAAGGccatttttattcattctcaGTAACATTTCCTTTAGGTATGTTAGGACTAATTGTAAAATCTCTTTTACAAGAtccaatatttaattatgtttttggtGTTTgtgattcaaataaattttgcatataaataattaaatttaaattagtgaAATTAAAGAATACAAGTTCACAAAACTTATAAAAGAAatcagaacaaaaaaaaaatcctaataaacatagtaaatatattttttactttcaaTAAGAATTTTAATCTCTGGTGtcaatgaaaaaaataacatgaacTTAGTTACtcaatatcaaatatatttttttaaggggATTTCAGACACCGATAAGCGTTTGTAAGGTAaacttttttatgtttatttatctttttaattttttttcttctctaatTTTGTTATACTCTTTacctattataaataaaatttagttaaaaaggaaaatttgataatataaccctcaaaatactctaattttgatatttaacctccataaaaaatattttgatttttaacattttttaaaattttttccaattttacccCTAATAATtcctttttacttttttttcttttttcttccttttcttttcttcttccccgCTTTCCCTTTCCCCCGACCGTTACACTTCTTCTTCCCCACTTTCTCCCCATCCGGTTTCTCCCCCGTCCAGCCCTAGACGCCAAGCCCGAACTCCGCCAACCACCATCCCCGACGTTCGCCAAGAAGCCCAACCCCTCGAGCCCCGACGAGATAGCCAAGACGCTTCCAGCCAGCCTCTTCGACGATCGCCAAGCCTCGGACGCTTCTAGCCCGACGATCtgaggttagtttaggtttattgtttaggtaaTCTCTATGGATTGGGGGTAATGAATGATGAGAATGATATAAggttttagtttaggtttattgtttgaTATAGTTTGAAATGCTGAGAATGTTTGTGAATATTTGGTATATGTTTTGCTTATTATGAATGTTGAGAATGTTATATTTGCATGTTGAGTAAAAGTAAGAaatgttttagggttttagtttaggtttagggcTTGGTCGTgtggcgtgggggttgggcgtggggcatgGAAGGTGGGCGTGGGGTTAgggtaaaaaaaaaacattatcaaaatcatttcaatgcttatatatatcatcactttgtttaaattttccaatagaaaaaaaaacttttacgGTGAAGGTGCATTGAACACATGACCTTCAGATCTTCAGCTTGACAATCTCCCAACTGAGCTATCCACGcttattaataaacttattaaattagttttacatattgTGTGgtacgcccaagcccacgctccacgcccaagcccaagcccaagaCCTACGCCCCACGTCCAAGCCCCCACGTCCAagcccccacgccccacgcccaagcccccacgcccaacccccacgccctagccccacgcccaacccccacgcccatcCCCCACGCCACACGACCAAgccctaaacctaaactaaaaccctaaaacattTCTTACTCTTACTCAACATGCAAATATACCATTCTCAGCATTCATAATAAGCAAAGCATATACCAAATATTCACAAACCATTCACAAACATTCTCAGCATTTCAAACTATATCAAACAATAAACttaaactaaaaccctatatcATTTTCATAATTCATTACCCCAAATCCATAGAGAttacctaaacaataaacctaaactaacctcaGATCGTTGGGCTAGAAGCGTCCGAGGCTTGACGATCGTCGAAGAGGCTGGCTGGAAGCGTCTTGGCTATCTCGTCGGGGCTCGAGGGGTTGGGCTTCTTGGCGAACGTCGGGGATGGTGGTTGGCGGAGTTCGGGCTTGGCGTCTAGGGCTGGACGGGGGAGAAACCGGATGGAGAGAAAGCCGGGGAAGAAGAAGTGTAAAGGTCGGGGGGAAAGGGAAAGcggggaagaagaaaaggaagaaaaagaaaagaaaaaagaaaaaaaagaagtaaaaaggttattaatggtaaaattggaaattttttttaaaaaatgttaaaaatcaaaatgttttttatggagtttaaatatcaaaattagagtattttgagggttatattatcaaatttctcgttaaaaaaattgtaaacttattaataaattggagggaaattaaattaaattaaattttattgacaattatattaaattaaagtggtgaccttatttatttttttggtttggaATGGTGAAGGATTAGCTGATCTATATTGACATAATcttgttttgaatttaaaaatattcttaaggCTAAAAATTTGGTTAAGCATGAAATTAAATACCTTCttgataacaaaataaaatttaaaattaattaattaagattaactAAAAGtaatctatataataataacttttaaccaattatttaaaaaaaaaaaacatattatagacaaattttaattaaatatcataaatgacttaaattcaAGTAAtcttctaaataaaatttttgttaGAACTTGTAGTATAAATTTGCatgtctcattttttatttatacttgTGAGTTCAAACTGAGCAAAGATAACACTAGGTTCAACTATTATGAGTTTCTAGAAAAGGGTTTTATGGACCTTGATGATGATTTTTTgaatgaacatttttttattgcaCCTGCCGAAGTCCAAAAGCCCCGATGAATCTCATTTACGGTAACCaattttaaccaaaatacaCTAAAACTAGCATTTttctcgtgcatttgcacgaataataatataaaaatcgtgaaaaaaaattacggataacattttttattttatttttaaccgttttaagtttatatgtgggtcaacccacaatccgacccaagtatccatttactcaacacctatatagattagttagttaaaaagttgaatttatattaatattaaaacgccctgcgtttatcaaatttggtgttgaatttaaaatataaagtctttgtagcctagttggttaaagagttgtacttgttttgttaggttgcaagttcgaaacatacctctagcatttttaattttatttttaaccgttttaaatttaaaaacgggtcaacccacaatccgacccaagtatccaaattaaccacagctctcgacccgccaatccggacactttaaaaattaagcatcattatatatatatagattagttagttaaaaagttgaacttatattaatattaaaacgtccagCGTTTATccaatttggtgttgaatttaaaatgtaaagtctttgtagcctagttagttaaagagttgtacttattttgttaggttgcaagttcgaaacatacctctagcatttttaattttatttttaaccgttttaaatttaaaaacgggtcaacccacaatccgacccaagtatccaaattaaccacagctctcgacccgccaatccggacactttaaaaattaagcatcattatatatatatagattcctTCCTACCACCCAAAAGAAGGCCCTCTCGGATAAAGGTGGACCTCAATCTCATTGCATCACTATTCCCTTG
It encodes the following:
- the LOC124924172 gene encoding ras suppressor protein 1-like, producing the protein MVELESVSLFRFPEELTELIHLKHLSLRRTYISNIPESIRKLRCLEILDLQYCFIKYQSQQGILDLKNLRQPCYGSKVLYEGDFVVKVPSSSGIGKLSKLEKLLGFEVGEKNVKEIGKLTNLKSLGGLNLTQQYWTHLYILHVREVEASHCFIPFISSDRH